A single genomic interval of Megalobrama amblycephala isolate DHTTF-2021 linkage group LG17, ASM1881202v1, whole genome shotgun sequence harbors:
- the mau2 gene encoding MAU2 chromatid cohesion factor homolog, giving the protein MMAAAGAEAPDSWYLALLGFAEHFRTSSPPKIRLCVHCLQAVFQFKPPQRVEARTHLQLGSVLYHHTKNSELARTHLEKAWFISQQVAQFEDVKFEAASLLSELYCQQNLVDSAKPLLRKAIQISQQTPYWHCRLLFQLAQLHTLEKDLVSACDLLGVGAEYARVVGSEYTSALFLLSKGMLLLMERKLQEVHPLLTLCGQIVETWQGNPIQKESLRVFFLVLQVTHYLDAGQVKSVKPCLKQLQQCIQTISTLHDDEILPSNSADLFHWLPKEHMCVLVYLVTVMHSMQAGYLEKAQKYTDKALMQLEKLKMLDCSPILSSFQVILLEHIIMCRLVTGHKATALQEISQVCQLCQQSPRLFSNHAAQLHTLLGLYCISVNCMDNAEAQFTTALRLTTHQELWTFIVTNLASVYIREGNRHQELYSLLERINPDHNFPVSSHCLRAAAFYIRGLLSFFQGRYNEAKRFLRETLKMSNAEDLNRLTACSLVLLGHIFYVLGNHRESNNMVVPAMQLASKIPDMSVQLWSSALLKDLNKACGNSMDAHEAAQMHQNFSQQLLQDHIAACSLPEHNLISWTDGPPPVQIQAQNGPTTSLASLL; this is encoded by the exons ATGATGGCGGCGGCAGGCGCAGAGGCCCCGGATTCCTGGTATCTGGCTCTTCTCGGTTTCGCCGAACATTTTCGAACCTCCAGTCCTCCCAAAATCCGCTTGTGTGTGCACTGCCTGCAGGCCGTATTCCAGTTTAAGCCTCCGCAGAGAGTGGAGGCCCGGACGCATTTGCAACTGGGCTCGGTGCTCTACCACCACACGAAGAACAGTGAGCTGGCCCGCACGCACCTCGAGAAAGCG TGGTTTATCTCACAGCAA GTAGCGCAGTTTGAGGATGTTAAATTCGAGGCGGCGAGTCTCCTGTCAGAGCTTTACTGCCAGCAG AACTTGGTTGATTCTGCGAAGCCGCTGTTACGGAAGGCCATCCAGATCTCGCAGCAGACGCCGTACTGGCACTGCAGACTGCTGTTTCAGCTGGCG CAACTTCACACGCTAGAGAAGGATCTGGTGTCGGCCTGCGATCTGCTGGGAGTTGGCGCTGAATATGCCAGAGTCGTGGGATCTGAATACACCAG CGCTCTTTTCCTGCTGAGCAAAGGCATG TTGCTGTTGATGGAGCGTAAGCTGCAGGAGGTTCATCCGCTCCTGACGCTGTGCGGGCAGATCGTGGAAACCTGGCAGGGAAACCCCATCCAGAAGGAGTCCCTGCGTGTTTTCTTCCTGGTGCTGCAGGTGACGCATTACCTGGATGCCGGACAG GTGAAGAGCGTCAAGCCGTGTCTGAAGCAGCTCCAGCAGTGCATCCAGACCATCTCCACACTCCACGATGATGAAATCCTGCCCAGTAACTCGGCCGACCTCTTCCACTGGCTTCCCAAGGAGCACATGTGTGTCCTCGTCTATCTG GTGACGGTCATGCACTCGATGCAGGCTGGATACCTGGAGAAGGCCCAGAAATACACTGATAAAGCCCTCATGCAGTTAGAGAAGCTCAAGA TGCTGGACTGCAGCCCCATCCTGTCGTCATTTCAAGTCATTCTGCTGGAGCACATCATCATGTGTCGTCTGGTGACGGGACACAAGGCCACGGCGCtgcagg agATCTCTCAGGTGTGTCAGCTGTGTCAGCAGTCTCCACGGCTCTTCTCCAATCACGCCGCTCAGCTTCACACGCTGCTG GGTTTGTACTGTATCTCTGTGAACTGCATGGACAACGCTGAGGCCCAGTTCACTACAGCACTGCGG ctcACCACGCATCAGGAGCTGTGGACGTTCATCGTGACCAATCTGGCGAGTGTGTACATCAGAGAGGGCAACAGACATCAAGAG CTGTACAGTCTATTAGAGCGGATAAACCCGGACCACAACTTCCCCGTCAG CTCTCACTGTCTGCGCGCAGCGGCTTTCTACATCCGCGGGCTGCTCTCCTTCTTCCAGGGACGCTACAATGAAGCCAA gcGCTTCCTGCGTGAGACGCTGAAGATGTCTAACGCTGAGGATCTGAACCGTCTGACGGCCTGCTCTCTGGTGCTGCTGGGACACATATTCTATGTGCTGGGGAACCACAgg GAGAGCAACAACATGGTGGTTCCAGCGATGCAGTTGGCCAGTAAGATCCCAGACATGTCCGTGCAGCTCTGGTCCTCAGCTCTGCTGAAGG ATCTCAACAAGGCCTGTGGGAACTCCATGGATGCGCACGAGGCTGCACAGATGCACCAGAACTTCTCCCAGCAGCTCCTGCAGGATCACATCGCCGCCTGCAGCCTGCCCGAACACAACCTCATCAGC tgGACGGACGGCCCTCCTCCTGTGCAGATTCAAGCTCAGAACGGACCCACAACAAGCCTGGCGAGCCTGCTttaa